The following DNA comes from Streptomyces sp. Ag109_O5-10.
GCCCAAGTACATCCAGTACGAGGACTTCCGGCCGGCACGCCGAGAGCACGCACCGGACGCCGCTCCTTGACGGGCAAACGTTGCCTGCCGCGGCACTGGTCACCCACCCCGGTGCGCGGGTCCTGATCCGTCACTTTCCGCCGCCGCGGCGGCCCGCACCCGCTGCTCCTCGCGAGCGGAGCCGATGTCCCGTTCCAGGGGTGTGCGGCTCACGGCCGTCGCGAGGTCTTCCAGGGCCCGTTTTTGCAGTTCCGCCTCGCGCCGCACGGCCGGGCTCCCCTTGCCGGCCGCCTTCTCCCACGCGTGGAGCGCCTCCTCCACGCGTCCCCAGTCCGGATTCCTGTGCTCGCGCACGGCGGCCGCCGACTTCGCGGTGTCCGTCTCCAGAGCCTCGGCGAATCGCTCCGCCTCGGGGACGGAACCGTTGCCGGCCCGCGGGACGTGCCCCTCCATGAGCATCGCTGCCCGGCCGAACGCCTTGAGCGCCTCCTGGGCCTCCTGCGCCTCGCGCGACGTCAGACCCCGGGGGCGGACGGGTTCCTGCCTGGCCCGGTCGTACGCCTCCTGCCAGGTGGCACGTGCCTTCCTGCTCTCCAGCAGTGCCCTGCGCATGGCGGCGTGATGCTCCCGGGTCGGTTCGGCGTAGTCGCGGAGCACCGCGGCCGCGTAGCGGCCGTTGGCGGCGAGCCAGTCCGCAAGCCGGCCCGACAGCCGGGTTGTCTCCCATGCGGGGAACACCACGTACGCCAGCATCGCCAGGACCCCGCCGAGCAGCGTGAGCACCACCCGCTCCGGGACTGTCTGCTTCCACGCCTGGCCGCCCATGCCGAGCAGGAAGACGACGTACGCGGCGGTGAAGCACTGGGAGTAGGCGTAGCCGGTACGGTTCAGCGTGTACGACAGGCCCGCCGAGACCACCGCGAGCGCGGCGGACGCATGGGCGTCCGGGCCCAGGGCCCGCACCACCCCGGTGGCGAGCGCGACCCCCGCCAGGGTCCCGGCGAAACGGGCCACCGCACGCGCGTACGTCCGGTGGAAGTCCGGACGCATCACCATCACCGAGGCGAGGGGCGCCCAGTAGCCGTGGCCCAGGGGGAGCCGGGCGGCGATCAGATAGCCCAGCGTGGCCACCGCCGCCAGGCGGACGGCGTGCCGGAAGACCGGCGAGTCGGGGCGGAGCTCACGGCGGACCGCTTGGACGACGACCGGGATCAGCCGGAGCATGGTCGGGCGCACGAGGAACTGGGCGCGGGCGTGGCCGGGCGTGGGGTTTCCCCCGGGCGCGCAGC
Coding sequences within:
- a CDS encoding FUSC family protein, yielding MSWLRAFGEVVRSGLTIEETRLEPLLALRAAAGVAIVVGPTLWLVSPAYAASAALGAFSAGGATFQRSWRPRKVVALGAGAGLALSTFVGYLAAGRLVTFLPLLAVWAFAAGMAWAVGTTAGILAATTVGSMLVTITLPTSVGRALEHAGVIALGGVTQAVLILVFPIRRWGAHRDALADALAAVADYARRLRHDPTAPFDPEPLMTARDAAAVTPSQARTRPPVLHGPRGLAERIRPVVAALADPDVGAPAEGPGRDRARELLDAAADVLDAAARSIRRGTPAEVRPESMDALRVDEEHEVLEGPARQAAEQLVELLGEALEIAECGCAPGGNPTPGHARAQFLVRPTMLRLIPVVVQAVRRELRPDSPVFRHAVRLAAVATLGYLIAARLPLGHGYWAPLASVMVMRPDFHRTYARAVARFAGTLAGVALATGVVRALGPDAHASAALAVVSAGLSYTLNRTGYAYSQCFTAAYVVFLLGMGGQAWKQTVPERVVLTLLGGVLAMLAYVVFPAWETTRLSGRLADWLAANGRYAAAVLRDYAEPTREHHAAMRRALLESRKARATWQEAYDRARQEPVRPRGLTSREAQEAQEALKAFGRAAMLMEGHVPRAGNGSVPEAERFAEALETDTAKSAAAVREHRNPDWGRVEEALHAWEKAAGKGSPAVRREAELQKRALEDLATAVSRTPLERDIGSAREEQRVRAAAAAESDGSGPAHRGG